accggttctctacctcaatgatttcttccaacaaccagtttaccaaactgctcggaaagttaacaaccggttctcccgaagtggtgcgaactggctgaatcccaccactgcatttcagacaaattttcattttctttgtttctgtttcttaacTTCATTTGTAAATGTAGTACACATGTTAGTGATAATTTTTTTGAAATGCTAGATGACATCTGAGATACCGGTGAGAAATCATGGACAATTTTGAAACGATGGAGCCTAGGAATACCTCCAGAGTAAGTGAATTCATTCTATTAGGAATTCCTTTTCTGTATGATCTTCACCGAGTCTTCTTTGTGGTGGCTCTCTTCATGTACCTTGTAACCATCCTTGGGAATGGCTTCATCCTCATCATCGTCGCAATTGAGCCAAGACTTCATACCCCGATGTACATCTTCTTAAGCAACCTTGCTTTTCTGGAGATCTGCTATACCTCCACCGGGGTACCCAAATTGCTACAGACTTTTATACAGACCAAGACGACCATCTGCTTCCACTGTTGCCTCACTCAAGGATTTCTTCACAACTGTCTTGGTAGTACGGAGCTTTTCATCCTCACCGCAATGGCCTTTGACCGCTATCTGGCCATCTGCAAGCCCCTTCAGTATCCCGTCATGATGTCCAGGCACGTGTGCCTACAAATGACTTTGGCCACCTGGTATGCCGCCTTTGtgattatcttttttatttatttgatcatttgGAGATTGCCTTTCTGCGGGTCCAATGTTGTTGACAGTTACTTCTGCGATTTGGGTCCCCTGTTGAGCCTGGCCTGTGTGGACACCCGTTTCGTTGAGTCTTTCATACTGTTGAACGCTTTTGTAATCATTATTATGACTTTGGTTCTCACAATTCTGTCCTATGTTTTCATCATTGCCACCATCCTGCGCATTCCCTCCGCCGTAGGGCGGAAGAAGGCCTTCTCCACCTGTGCATCCCACCTGGTGGTGGTGTCCATATTATACGGAACTCTTGTCTTCATGTTCGTGAGGCCCAACATCCACTCCTCAAACCGCGTGACAAGGACTGTGGCGGTCTTAAACACCACCCTTATCCCAATGCTAAATCCTTTCATATACACAATTCGGAATGCCGAAGTCAAAAGAGCTGTCCAGAATATAATCCATAAAAGGAAAGGGATCTTAAATGGAGATAATGATTGGTACAATAGTTCCAGGACTCTCAAAGGTAGTAGGAATATGATGAAATTTAGAAAATGGTGGCATCGGTGACATTTTGAGTGACGCAATCAGAATTCCACTGGCAATAATTTCAGACTTAAAAACATCACTTGACTTTATAGTTtacaacacaggtagtccttgacttatgaaaaCAATGTGAGTCCAACCTTTCTGTtgttgagacaattgttaagtgagttttgcctcacgtTACCCTGttgcccccaaaataagacctcccctgataataagcacaatcgggcttttgagcacatggctataagccaagcgcttatttcagggttcaaaacaatataagacagggtcttattttcagggaaacacggtactatcCTTCttgacacggctgttaagtgaatcactgcagttgttgagttagtaacacttcaaacggtcactaaacagttGGTtgtaatatatgtatatgtatatatgtatgtatgtatgtatatgtatgtatgtatgtatgtatgtatgtatgtatgtatgtatgtgtatatatatatatctgtctgtctgtctgtctgtctgtctttggttattcaggttttttcccgcgtaaaattggaagtgtcttggtgacgtttcgacgaaatcccattcgtcatcttcaggctaggagtttacagcttcgtgcttctaggagaaatttctcctagaagcacgaagctgtaaacacctagcctgaagatgacgaaagggatttcgtcgaaacgtcaccaagacacttccaattttatgcaggagaaaacccgaataaccaaagacctacatacaaacacccgcgaaaacctcaaaaacaaacatacatacatacatacatacatacatacatacaggttttggtatgttcgggtcttttcccgtgtaaggttgaaagtatttagcaacgtttcgatgaaatctcattcgtcatcttcaagctggtgctttcggcttcgtgcttgtgtgagcaaagcatggttggagctgccgtctttctataaatactggtggggaggtggggagtgttgctgtgagcgggttggttggctctgtggttgcatcttgattggtagatggagtgggtgtttgcagattagtcggctgtttcgtagcatcctgtgtgggtgtggtcctagtcttttgttcttgagctttggtgttgtggcctctggagttctgtgatgtgatgtcttgtgaTGCGGCATcacaggttttggtttggctccgagtccgaggtcttgtcatgtgttcctggcgtgtgtcagcttgctttgtgtgggaatCGGAGGGGGACGCAGTGGCCAGTAGTGCCAGCattgtctggcttctggatggtggttgtgttttgtctgtggaataggtttgggtttgaatcttgtgaggatgattggtggtggtggtgtgtgttatcctgggtctggtgtcaattttgatggatgggactcgtttgttgactaaggttagtttccagatgtttggtaggCGGGTGGTGTCGtcccatttgttcatgttgtgggggtgtttctctcttTCGATATAATGAAGGATATAGAAGCACAAAATGATATAGCTATCCTTAGTAAGGTgggtaacttgaaatggctgagcaaatacaaacgtacttttcaagtagacagctatttgaagttacaactgccaaaacatcttagggagataGTTACGTGAGTGAGATTCGAAcagcttgacacaatggtcagatatgggagatttcattctataccctacaatgaACATCTCTGTATTTGCGGAGCAGTAGAGGTAtaagacctggctcacatcctatttgactgTTGATTCTATAAGGGGGCgagagacaggtaccttggtccatataccaaacgaatgacccattgggatccccatatcaaaacaacgtaCTTTATGTGCggccagaacctgaaaataatatttaacacAGCACGGTACTCGAACAAAATGGTTTGATTGAGATCTGCATAaatgggactgattggggtagattgtaagggtgacaccgaaatataattttatgtcattttattctattttatatatttatatattaaattatattgtatcttatcctataactattgtattttaccctactttTATTTTAACCTGTTTGTATAAGGTTTTATTGGCGATACATGTTTGCACGATGgtctataggctaatcaataaagctatcgTATCATTCATATACGATActgggttttcccagttgcaatgtatggctgtgaaagttggaccgtaagaaagcctgagtgccaaagaattgaggcctttgaactctggtgctggagaagactcctgcgagtcccttggactgcaaggcaaacagacaagtcagtcctagaggtgatcaaccctgactgctctttagaaggccagatcctgaagatgaaactcaaatactttggccacctaatgagaaggaaggactcactggagaagagccgaatgctgggaaagactgagggcaaaagaagtagGGGgcaacagagaaggaggtggctggatggagtcactgaagcagtaggcatgagtttaaatggactccagtgaatggtagaggacaggaaggcctggaagaatgttgtccatggggtggcgatgggtcggacatgacttcgcaactaacagcaatcATTCATAGAAAATcagtttaaaaaattcaaaaagaagaaaaagtatgAATTTAAACCCTCTTttcagattaaaatatttttgagccCGGGTTTATTTGTGaatattttttatgtatttattcaatttctatagccacccaactcaacCAAGGGACTTTGGGAGGCTTACAATAAGAGATGTAAAACGTTGTTAAATTCTTGGTTTTCTCATTCACACCTGAACACTTACTCATCattctgttcttatttatttatttattcattcattcattcatttgttcattctgtCAGGGTTCCGAAGGATCCCTTAATAAAATTGTGAGCCTCAAGCTcgatttcaaaagaaatccacttATTTTTTAGGAGCTCCATGTCGGCAtgttcccaaatgaagccaatTCTGATCTGATGTAATTTACGGCCCTAATTATGACCCTCTTTCCCCCCAACCGCCAGGgtttgtcatcaatcacattagccaatggagcaatttcatgggttgtagagaCCACACCCCTCCAGCCAcagtgggtaaccctgggagacagccttgagaaagatatgtctggaatgcgtttctgtctttggctgctggctGTTTCATCAGTTTTCCCACACACTCCTTGCCTATGGTAAAACGAGAGCAGGTCAGGGAtaggaaaaaaaagttgaatcccacccctgaccaGGACCATGTGTttggtggttctgttcaccatTAACCCTCTTcccaaacagcctccatgtttccagtgtctttttccctgcTTGGAacagaaccagatggatatttattTCAACACTCTTGTACACTAATTCTGAGGTAGCTTTCAGTACAATTAATGAGGATCTGATTGGCAAgattctcctcccccccacccctcacctCTTAGGACTTTCTTGTTGATATCTCAAGGATTTCTTAGGAGATTCCTCAGCACCACATAGATCTCTGTGGGCCAATTTAAGAAAGCTAATCTTGGAAAGTTTTGTGCACTATGTTATTGAAAGATACAGTAtatccgggtgtgtgtgtgtgtgtgtgtgtgtgtgtgtgtgtgtgtgtgtgcttgttaaCTATGTTGCTGTGAATGCACACAAACACATTCAGGACCTAAATGTATATATGGTATATTTCCCAATTCAAATAACAGTTCTTCAGAAAAATATGACATTTCAGCTAGCAAAATAGATGTTTAATTATCCATTTTGGGGAGACAATATTTTTGCTGCCAGAACATGACCTCGTTTCTCTAGATGTTCTATTTTTTGGTATTACTTTGCAGTCACATTCCTTCCTTATAACATGATTGCCATGATGGCCTCTTAAAAATCCTTGACTTTTGTCAACTGACAATGCCCCAAATTTAGTTAACCATTcagacattattttaaaaaagaaatatgattTCCAGTCTGACAATGAGGACATTTGCTCTAGCTAGGAAAGTATTGTGGCAGAAAATAGAGAAACTTgattccctattttgatgatggcATCATTAAAGgatgtctgtctgtcagtctgtctatcaatatctatctatctatctatctatctatctatctatctatctatctatctatctatctatcttttatctatctatcaccaatctatctctatcattatctatcatctatcatcaatctatcattatctatctatctatctatctatctatctatctatctatctatctatctatcatctatctatctatctatctatctatctatctatctatctatctatctatatctatttatttatcatcaatctatctctatcattatctctatcatctgtctatctatctatctatctatctatctatctatctatctatctatctatctctatctatttatccatccatccatccatccatccatcacctatctgtccatctgtctatctgtccattcattatctacctacctacctatctacctatctatcatttatctatcatctcttttatCTAATTATCATCAATAGATCTCTATCAAActatcatttatccatccatcacctttctctctatctctctatctctctatctctcttctatcatctgtctatctatctatctatctatctatctatctatctatctatctatcttctatctatcatctctctctctctctcatctattatctatctatctatctatctatctatctatctatctatctatctatctatctatctatcttctacctatcatctacctatcatgtatcagtctttctgtctctctgtctttattTTTCCCCATCTTTCTAACTTTTTATTCTAACTTTCTTTCAATTCCCTCTCCCATCTCTGTTTATCTATCTCTCTAACATCTATTCCTATCTTCCTCTAATCCCTATGAAACCTAACCTTTATTCTAGAGAACTGATAGGGTATAGCAGAGttctcaaactcctggcccatggcccAAATgtatcacgcactggccatgcccatgcccggttttgCAAAGAGGTGGAAAGTCCCGATATGCCATGGGTGATGATGtgcgtttgacacccttggtgtaTGGAGATCTTACACCAAGatcttgccttatacattgtaagccgccctgagtcttcggagaagggcggggtataaatgtaaaaaaaaaaaaaaagatctaaatTATACAAACACAAATCCACTCACTTTCTACGAGAAGCAAAGAAAGGTAGATACTAATGGAAGCTGCATGTTCTTGGTTTTTCATAATGCACAATGGTAGAATCAGAAGGTATATCTCACTACTGTACCCTTAAAATGCCACTCTTCTTGCTATTATTGTTTTCAGCAGGAGTCTGAcacatcaagaagagggccgtgaaaatatttacagatccctcacatcctggacataaactgtttcaactcctaccctcaaaacgacgctatagagcactgcacaacagaacaacaagacacaagaacagttttttcccgaaggccatcactctgctaaacaaataattccctcaacactctcaaactatttactaaatctgcactactattaatcttctcattgttcccatcaccaatctctttccacttatgactatatgactataacttgttgctggcaatccttatgatttatattgatatattgaccatcaattgtgttttaaatgttgtaccttgatgaaggtatcttttcttttatgtacactgagagcatatgcaccaagacaaattccttgtgtgtccaatcacacttaaccaataaaaaaaattatattctattctattctaaactccaAAGGCTTTCTGTAGATAAGCATTGAAATTTGGGGGCAGGCTGGGGGTAAGGGGTGTACGAACTATAATTTGCATCCTTCAGAGTTTCTATTCATCAACAGATCACTTATAATTCCTTAATTTGattgcaacaaaaataaaatgtagcCCTATATTTAGACCTGGACATTCACAATAATCTGAAGGCATATCACACCGGGATATACTTTGGTATCAGAATCAACAAACTCTTGAATTAAATGAATGGTCACTCCTTTTTGGGGGCAAGGATCTCCATTCGTTTCAAGGCATCTTTGAAGACTTCCTTTACTTTCTCATTCCGAAGGGTATGTATGAACGGATTCAGGAAAGGGATCACCACAGTGTGAAGCAGAGCCACACCTTTGTAGAAGCTAAAGGAATGGACTTTCTCCGGTAGCAGGTACATGAAAATGGAACATCCATAAAAGATCAGGGCCAAAGTAATGTGAGCACCACAGGTTGAAAACGATTTTTGCCGGCCAGCTGAAGATGGAATGCGTAGGATGGTGCCAATGATATATATGTAGGACACCGAGGTTAGGAAAAGTGAACACAGGACAACAAGCACCGTTGATGTGTAGCTCAACCATTCCAGTGTGGTTGTGTCCTTACAGGCCAGCCTGAGCACAGGAAGTATATCACAGTAGAAGTGGTTAACAACGTTGGGGCCACAAAACGGGATCAGATAGAAGGGGATTGCTGAGAAGAGGACCGAGAAGAAGGCACCTGTCCAAGAGCAAGCAGCAAGCTGGAAGGTGAAGCAACCACTCATGATGACAGAATATCTCAAGGGGTTGCAGATGGCCACGTAGCGATCAAAGGCCATGATAGCTACCAGAATGTAATCTGACGTTcccaagaaaaaatagaaaaatatctgGATCATGCAACCCTTAAAGGAAATAACTCTTCTCTCTATGATGATattgaacattattattattatttattattatttaatcaaatttttataccgccctatctcccgagggcggtttacagcccaataaaattgaacaagaataaatacaggataaaaacaatatttaaaaaacttattaaattaggccaaattaaaattataattaaaacagtaaaaaaccccatttaaaactaaaatcctaggccagtcctgtgcaaataaatagatgtgtcttcagctcgcggcgaaaggttcaaaggtcaggaagttggcggagtcctgggggaagttcattccagagggtgagagc
Above is a window of Ahaetulla prasina isolate Xishuangbanna chromosome 4, ASM2864084v1, whole genome shotgun sequence DNA encoding:
- the LOC131197867 gene encoding olfactory receptor 6X1-like, whose product is MEPRNTSRVSEFILLGIPFLYDLHRVFFVVALFMYLVTILGNGFILIIVAIEPRLHTPMYIFLSNLAFLEICYTSTGVPKLLQTFIQTKTTICFHCCLTQGFLHNCLGSTELFILTAMAFDRYLAICKPLQYPVMMSRHVCLQMTLATWYAAFVIIFFIYLIIWRLPFCGSNVVDSYFCDLGPLLSLACVDTRFVESFILLNAFVIIIMTLVLTILSYVFIIATILRIPSAVGRKKAFSTCASHLVVVSILYGTLVFMFVRPNIHSSNRVTRTVAVLNTTLIPMLNPFIYTIRNAEVKRAVQNIIHKRKGILNGDNDWYNSSRTLKGSRNMMKFRKWWHR